A genome region from Ursus arctos isolate Adak ecotype North America unplaced genomic scaffold, UrsArc2.0 scaffold_18, whole genome shotgun sequence includes the following:
- the HEMGN gene encoding hemogen — MDLGKDQSRLKLHQTPNLHQEENHVPEVIGTWNLRNREQLRKRKAEAQEKQNSQWHFGYKKKCKRPRTGKGNKRGRKRQQDRELKEEPQSQFEKDTTEKALAPMEKETEPPRSITEVLSLVASPKKVVPEKRFSSVDQESIKYPENSSELQETVVQNHPSETCQDMAELEVLSPKICQETAVFQGHPSKMCPDTAEPEVLSPTMCQETAVLQNHPSKMCPDTAEPEALSPTMCQETAVDKVLPSKTSEDIAGLEGCSPEAFPKPDMPKGYALQTYQKKAEPEEYNSEPDQGMGEIESFFLKTQEIAVPKELSKKTHQETVEPEHFSHETYKEIAVPNASSHNTIQEMPAPEEYPPEIYQETPGPEDCAPEIYPETPGPEDCAPEIHQETPGPEDYSPEIYQETPGPEDLSTKAYKNKDLPKECFPEPYQETGGPHSQDPKSHQEDAKDVYTFPREMREKPKAEEPEIPAIPNVPQEIHPENDVFSYVLF; from the exons ATGGATTTGGGAAAGGACCAGTCTCGCTTGAAACTCCATCAGACACCTAATCTTCATCAAGAAGAGAACCATGTTCCAG AAGTCATTGGAACTTGGAATTTGCGAAACAGAGAGCAACTCAGAAAAAGGAAAGCTGAAGCACAGGAGAAGCAAAATTCGCAATGGCATTTTGGGTATA agaaaaaatgcAAGCGGCCAAggacaggaaaaggaaataaaagaggcagaaagagacaaCAAGATAGAGAACTGAAGGAGGAACCTCAGTCACAATTTGAAAAGGACACGACGGAGAAAGCGTTGGCACCTATGGAGAAAGAAACTGAACCACCTAGGAGTATAACCGAAGTGCTGTCTCTAGTAGCCTCTCCCAAAAAAGTTGTGCCTGAGAAACGATTTTCTTCAGTGGATCAAGAAAGCATTAAATATCCCGAAAATTCTTCTGAGTTACAAGAAACAGTGGTACAAAACCACCCTTCTGAAACATGCCAAGATATGGCTGAACTTGAAGTCCTCTCTCCTAAAATATGCCAAGAAACAGCTGTATTTCAAGGCCATCCTTCTAAAATGTGTCCTGATACAGCTGAACCTGAAGTCCTCTCACCTACAATGTGCCAAGAAACCGCTGTACTTCAAAACCATCCTTCCAAAATGTGCCCTGATACAGCTGAACCTGAAGCCCTCTCTCCCACAATGTGCCAAGAAACAGCTGTAGACAAAGTCCTTCCTTCTAAAACATCTGAAGACATAGCTGGCCTGGAAGGATGCTCTCCTGAAGCATTCCCCAAACCAGATATGCCTAAAGGGTATGCTCTtcaaacataccaaaaaaaagcTGAACCTGAGGAATACAATTCTGAACCAGATCAAGGAATGGGTGAGATTGAAAGCTTCTTTCttaaaacacaagaaatagcTGTGCCTAAAGAACTTTCTAAAAAAACACACCAAGAAACAGTTGAACCTGAACACTTCTCTCATGAAACCTATAAAGAAATTGCTGTGCCTAATGCATCCTCTCATAACACAATCCAAGAAATGCCTGCTCCTGAGGAATATCCACCTGAAATATATCAAGAAACACCTGGGCCTGAGGACTGTGCACCTGAAATATATCCAGAAACACCTGGGCCTGAAGACTGTGCACCTGAAATACACCAAGAAACACCTGGGCCTGAAGACTATTCACCTGAAATATACCAAGAAACACCTGGGCCTGAAGATCTTTCTACTAAAGCGTATAAAAATAAGGATCTGCCTAAAGAATGCTTTCCAGAACCATACCAAGAAACAGGTGGGCCCCACAGCCAGGATCCTAAATCCCACCAGGAGGATGCTAAGGATGTTTACACTTTTCCTCGAG aaatgagagaaaaacccAAAGCAGAAGAACCAGAGATACCAGCAATTCCAAATGTTCCTCAAGAAATTCATCCAGAAAATGATGTCTttagttatgttttgttttaa